In the Candidatus Hydrogenedentota bacterium genome, CGCCGACGGCGTGAGCGGCCTGCTGTTTGATCCTGGCAGTGAAGATCAACTGGCGGCCCATCTGGAAACGCTGCTCAGTCAGCACGGCCTCCGCAAGCAACTTGCCGCCGAAGCCGCCCGCCGGGCCACCGCCCTGAGCCCCGACGACCCCCTCGCCCACGCTCGCCAGGCCGAACTCGAGCTGGGCCTGGGCCGCGCCCAGGCCGGTGGCGACAGCGCCCGGCGCGCCCTGGCCCTGGCCCCCGACACCCCCCGCGCCGCCGCCCTGGCCGCCTTT is a window encoding:
- a CDS encoding glycosyltransferase, encoding AMACGCSVIGSRVGGVPELIADGVSGLLFDPGSEDQLAAHLETLLSQHGLRKQLAAEAARRATALSPDDPLAHARQAELELGLGRAQAGGDSARRALALAPDTPRAAALAAF